The following proteins are encoded in a genomic region of Sorangiineae bacterium MSr12523:
- a CDS encoding c-type cytochrome has product MTPRWLLAPCMALALIAACEREKRPFQEPAPLSAAAAGYPSSSRAWGMRNAWGIAEGQRLYAQMNCAGCHAHGGGGMGPVLMDGKWAYGSEPATIFESIIAGRANGMPSFRSRLTDAQVWQLVAYVRSLSGLAPNDAAPGRDDHMSTRPPPSRTDPPANPEENP; this is encoded by the coding sequence ATGACCCCGCGCTGGCTGCTCGCACCGTGCATGGCGCTGGCGCTGATCGCGGCGTGCGAGCGCGAAAAGCGGCCCTTCCAGGAGCCCGCCCCCTTGAGCGCCGCCGCCGCGGGGTACCCTTCGAGCTCCCGCGCGTGGGGCATGCGCAACGCGTGGGGCATCGCCGAAGGCCAGCGCCTTTATGCGCAAATGAACTGCGCCGGGTGCCATGCCCACGGTGGCGGCGGCATGGGCCCCGTGCTCATGGACGGAAAATGGGCCTATGGCAGCGAGCCCGCGACCATCTTCGAAAGCATCATCGCAGGTCGCGCGAACGGAATGCCCTCGTTTCGGTCGCGCCTGACCGATGCGCAGGTCTGGCAGCTCGTGGCGTACGTGCGCTCGCTCAGCGGCCTTGCGCCCAACGATGCCGCGCCGGGCCGTGACGACCACATGTCCACGCGTCCTCCGCCATCGCGCACGGATCCGCCTGCCAATCCGGAGGAAAACCCGTGA
- a CDS encoding methanol/ethanol family PQQ-dependent dehydrogenase — MTRRGAIALLLSIAWLGACRKHVHSEPAAQNPWLDAAAKVSLGTGTPAEDDGQWTMPAKDYANTRYSRLTQITPENVKDLKLVWSQKTGVEGGHEAAPLVVGRTMYVVTPFPNHVLAFDLEKPGSPPKWTYEPKPVPAARGVACCDLVNRGMAFWEGRIYMNTLDDFTIALDAATGAEVWRTKLGEVTRGETITMAPLVVKGHVLVGNSGGEMGVRGWLTALDAKTGSIAWRAWSTGPDRDVLIGPEFKPHYASDRGADLGVRTWPVEQWRIGGGTVWGFVSYDPELDLIYYGTANPGPWNHEARPGDNKWTAGIFARRPSDGAAIWFYQWSPHDVYDHDGVNENVLFDATSADAKTRKVLAHADRNGYVYVLDRVTGEVLSAAPFVHVSSSNGVDLASGRPNMVAALAPTTGKVTRNICPASAGGKDWQPMSFSPHTGLLYIPHQNLCMDEEGLESNYVEGTPYVGANTRFYPGPGGHRGVLTAWNPMTARKVWSIDENFPVWSGTVATATDVVFYGTMDGWFKAVHARTGAELWKFKTDSGVIGQPVTYRGPDGKQYIAVLDGVGGWAGAVVSNDLDPLDGTGAIGFVHAMADLKNATKKGGAVYVFALP; from the coding sequence ATGACACGGCGTGGAGCGATTGCGCTGCTGTTGTCCATTGCGTGGCTCGGCGCATGCCGCAAGCACGTGCACAGCGAGCCCGCGGCCCAGAATCCATGGCTGGACGCTGCGGCCAAGGTGTCGCTCGGAACGGGGACACCGGCCGAGGACGATGGTCAATGGACCATGCCGGCAAAAGATTACGCCAATACGCGCTATTCACGTTTGACGCAGATCACACCGGAAAACGTCAAAGACCTGAAGCTCGTATGGTCGCAAAAGACGGGGGTCGAAGGCGGCCACGAAGCCGCGCCGCTCGTCGTCGGCCGCACCATGTACGTGGTGACGCCGTTTCCGAACCATGTCCTGGCCTTCGATCTGGAAAAGCCGGGTTCCCCGCCCAAATGGACCTACGAACCCAAGCCGGTGCCGGCCGCGCGAGGGGTGGCCTGTTGCGATTTGGTCAATCGCGGAATGGCGTTTTGGGAGGGCCGTATTTACATGAATACGCTGGATGATTTTACCATTGCCTTGGACGCCGCAACGGGGGCCGAGGTGTGGCGCACCAAGTTGGGCGAGGTCACCCGCGGCGAGACGATCACGATGGCGCCCCTCGTCGTGAAAGGGCACGTGCTGGTCGGCAACAGCGGCGGTGAAATGGGCGTTCGAGGCTGGCTCACCGCGCTCGATGCGAAAACGGGAAGCATCGCCTGGCGCGCCTGGTCGACAGGGCCCGATCGCGACGTGCTCATTGGACCGGAGTTCAAACCGCATTATGCATCGGATCGCGGCGCCGACCTGGGGGTGCGGACCTGGCCGGTGGAGCAATGGCGCATTGGTGGTGGCACGGTATGGGGCTTCGTCTCGTACGATCCCGAGCTGGACCTGATTTACTACGGTACGGCAAACCCCGGTCCGTGGAATCACGAGGCGCGACCGGGGGACAACAAATGGACGGCCGGCATCTTCGCCCGGCGGCCATCCGATGGTGCCGCCATATGGTTTTATCAATGGAGTCCACACGACGTGTACGACCACGATGGCGTCAACGAGAATGTCCTTTTCGATGCCACGAGCGCGGATGCGAAGACGCGCAAGGTTCTCGCCCATGCGGATCGCAACGGGTACGTTTATGTGCTCGATCGCGTGACCGGAGAGGTGCTTTCGGCGGCTCCTTTCGTCCACGTTTCGTCCAGCAATGGGGTGGATCTCGCGAGTGGGCGGCCCAATATGGTTGCGGCGCTCGCGCCGACGACGGGAAAGGTGACGCGCAACATCTGCCCGGCATCGGCGGGCGGGAAAGATTGGCAGCCCATGTCCTTTTCGCCCCACACCGGGCTTCTGTACATCCCGCACCAGAATTTGTGCATGGACGAGGAGGGGCTCGAATCCAACTACGTCGAAGGGACGCCGTACGTGGGGGCGAACACGCGATTCTATCCCGGGCCCGGTGGCCACCGGGGAGTGCTGACGGCATGGAATCCCATGACGGCGCGCAAGGTGTGGAGCATCGACGAGAACTTTCCGGTGTGGAGTGGAACGGTGGCCACCGCCACCGACGTCGTGTTCTACGGGACCATGGACGGCTGGTTCAAAGCGGTCCACGCGCGCACCGGCGCGGAGCTGTGGAAGTTCAAAACGGATTCGGGTGTCATTGGACAGCCCGTGACGTACCGCGGGCCGGACGGTAAGCAATATATCGCAGTGCTCGACGGGGTCGGCGGATGGGCCGGTGCCGTGGTGTCGAACGATCTCGATCCGCTCGATGGAACGGGCGCCATCGGATTCGTCCATGCCATGGCCGATCTGAAGAATGCCACCAAGAAAGGCGGCGCGGTTTACGTGTTTGCGCTTCCGTGA
- a CDS encoding M57 family metalloprotease encodes MRIKLSVALAMGAIALSSAGCASESTSNDGEITGTTAKSFAEWKQTVYQEPDTGIWIVDRDIPISSEAKLQAFYEQYVQQGALIVDNNNGVDSKWSNAQKLNITYCVSKSSFGSNYNRVVQAMKDAGNAWTAVADVKFVYKSDQDGNCTVRNRNVVFNVRIGGSGFSGRAFFPNDGRNAREVLIGPTAANGSNPNGPETLTGLLRHELGHTLGFRHEHTRPESGDCFEDDNWRELTPYDASSVMHYPWCNGANTGDLRITALDAQGAAKLYGNPR; translated from the coding sequence ATGCGGATCAAGTTGTCCGTCGCGCTTGCGATGGGTGCAATCGCTTTGTCCTCTGCGGGCTGCGCATCCGAGTCGACGTCCAATGATGGAGAGATCACCGGCACCACCGCGAAATCGTTCGCGGAGTGGAAGCAGACGGTCTACCAGGAGCCCGATACCGGTATTTGGATCGTCGATCGAGATATCCCCATTAGCAGCGAGGCGAAGCTGCAGGCATTTTACGAGCAGTACGTCCAGCAGGGGGCGCTCATCGTCGACAACAACAATGGCGTCGACTCCAAGTGGAGCAATGCACAGAAGCTCAACATCACCTACTGTGTGAGCAAGTCGTCGTTCGGCTCGAACTACAATCGCGTCGTGCAGGCGATGAAGGATGCCGGCAATGCTTGGACGGCGGTGGCGGACGTGAAGTTCGTCTACAAGTCGGATCAAGATGGGAATTGCACGGTGCGCAATCGCAATGTCGTCTTCAACGTGCGCATCGGCGGGTCGGGCTTCTCCGGGCGCGCCTTTTTCCCGAACGATGGCCGCAACGCCCGCGAGGTGCTGATTGGACCGACGGCGGCCAATGGCTCGAACCCCAATGGCCCGGAGACGCTGACCGGCCTTTTGCGGCACGAGCTGGGGCACACCTTGGGCTTCCGCCACGAGCACACGCGGCCGGAGTCGGGTGACTGCTTCGAGGACGACAATTGGCGTGAGCTGACGCCGTACGACGCTTCGTCGGTCATGCACTATCCGTGGTGCAACGGCGCGAACACGGGCGACCTTCGCATCACCGCGCTCGATGCCCAGGGCGCCGCGAAGCTTTACGGCAATCCGCGCTGA
- a CDS encoding sigma-70 family RNA polymerase sigma factor, with translation MTPPTQPPPTTAADVERLFREHGPFVWRSLRRLGLNESDADDLCQEVFVIVFRKLQDFEQKSSLRTWLYGIAVRVALAHRRRARTQRELPTATLPEMVATDGPHDRLAEREARRWLDLALDTLDEKKRAVFVLYEIEQLSMNEVAQVLECPLQTAYSRLHAAREQVESFFRQARKGTVE, from the coding sequence TTGACACCGCCCACCCAACCGCCTCCGACCACGGCGGCCGACGTGGAGCGTCTTTTTCGCGAGCACGGTCCATTCGTGTGGAGATCGCTGCGTCGTCTCGGACTCAACGAGTCCGACGCGGACGATCTTTGCCAAGAGGTTTTCGTGATCGTTTTTCGCAAGCTTCAGGATTTCGAACAAAAGTCGTCGTTGCGCACCTGGTTGTACGGCATCGCCGTCCGGGTCGCACTGGCGCATCGGCGGCGAGCCCGGACCCAGCGTGAGCTTCCCACTGCGACACTTCCCGAGATGGTGGCCACGGATGGCCCCCACGACCGACTTGCCGAGCGCGAGGCCCGGCGATGGCTCGACCTTGCCCTGGATACATTGGATGAAAAGAAACGCGCGGTGTTCGTGCTGTACGAAATCGAGCAACTGTCGATGAACGAGGTGGCGCAGGTGCTCGAGTGCCCATTGCAGACCGCCTACTCGCGACTGCACGCCGCACGTGAGCAGGTGGAGTCATTTTTCCGACAAGCGAGGAAAGGAACTGTCGAGTGA
- a CDS encoding class I SAM-dependent methyltransferase: MLPTRTPELERLRAIQRHVDAYTVGILDALPITASWDCLELGAGAGSIAHWMAERCPRGRVVAVDIDVRHLDANGAANLVIEQADVTRTDYAPGMYDLVHARYLFCHLAQREDVLLRAARWLKPGGYLFIEEPYQLPSETSPFPRVRRVMDAYERYHATRGTDLKWARGLPAALARAGLGEVMHAGNLGCMGGGSRDRWSPLIANAGPALVAEGLLSEADLEGFFELVADPCFIDIPQVTIAAWGRAKLA, encoded by the coding sequence ATGCTGCCGACACGTACCCCAGAGCTGGAGCGACTTCGGGCCATCCAGCGGCACGTCGACGCGTACACCGTCGGGATCCTCGATGCATTGCCCATCACGGCGTCGTGGGATTGCCTCGAGCTGGGCGCAGGCGCAGGATCCATCGCCCACTGGATGGCCGAGCGCTGTCCGCGGGGACGCGTGGTGGCGGTGGACATCGATGTTCGGCACCTCGACGCGAACGGCGCGGCGAACTTGGTCATCGAGCAGGCCGATGTCACGCGAACCGATTACGCACCGGGGATGTACGATTTGGTGCACGCGCGATATCTCTTTTGCCACCTGGCGCAGCGCGAAGATGTCCTTCTGCGGGCCGCGCGCTGGCTGAAACCGGGAGGCTACTTGTTCATCGAGGAGCCGTACCAGCTGCCCAGCGAGACATCACCTTTTCCGCGGGTGCGTCGCGTGATGGACGCGTACGAGCGCTACCACGCCACCCGAGGCACCGATTTGAAATGGGCCCGAGGACTCCCCGCCGCACTGGCACGTGCAGGGCTCGGCGAGGTGATGCACGCGGGCAATCTCGGATGTATGGGCGGCGGAAGTCGCGATCGCTGGTCACCCCTGATCGCGAACGCCGGGCCCGCGCTGGTCGCCGAAGGGCTTCTGTCCGAGGCCGACTTGGAGGGGTTCTTCGAGTTGGTCGCCGACCCCTGTTTCATCGACATCCCGCAGGTCACGATTGCGGCGTGGGGCCGCGCGAAGCTGGCGTGA
- the coxB gene encoding cytochrome c oxidase subunit II — translation MPYASHSALEPAGLQAVHIERLWWVYFGISSVIFVLVLGALALALRRRRREMSAQDVQRKRHAVTFFTTATVVTLLVLLVMSILTGRAIASLSLDGAVTVEVSAHRWWWEFRYPVDQGATRFSTAYEMHIPVGRPIRIKLEAHDVIHSFWVPNLHGKRDMIPGKTSTLVLRADRPGAYEGQCAEFCGTQHANMRFLIIAESESDFRAWQERQLAPSVPPDEPQKQRGQTIFLQGTCATCHTIRGTHAFATVGPELTHVASRRRLAMGTLDNDIGHLGGWISDPQAIKPGVLMPATPLAPDDFQALLAYLRSLQ, via the coding sequence ATGCCCTATGCATCCCATTCGGCCTTGGAGCCGGCCGGGCTTCAAGCCGTGCACATCGAGCGACTCTGGTGGGTCTATTTCGGTATTTCCAGTGTCATCTTCGTCCTGGTGCTCGGCGCGCTCGCGTTGGCCCTTCGCCGCCGCCGTCGGGAGATGTCCGCCCAGGATGTCCAACGAAAGCGCCACGCGGTGACCTTTTTCACGACGGCAACGGTGGTGACGCTTCTCGTGCTGCTGGTCATGAGCATTCTCACCGGCCGGGCCATCGCATCGTTGTCGCTCGACGGGGCAGTGACCGTGGAGGTGAGTGCGCACCGATGGTGGTGGGAGTTTCGCTACCCCGTCGATCAGGGGGCCACCCGCTTCAGCACGGCCTATGAAATGCACATTCCCGTGGGGCGGCCCATTCGAATCAAGCTCGAGGCGCACGACGTGATTCACAGCTTCTGGGTTCCCAACCTCCACGGGAAGCGCGACATGATCCCGGGAAAAACATCGACCCTCGTTCTACGCGCCGATCGCCCCGGTGCGTACGAAGGCCAGTGCGCCGAATTCTGCGGGACCCAACACGCCAATATGCGATTCTTGATCATCGCCGAAAGCGAATCCGATTTTCGCGCCTGGCAAGAGCGGCAACTCGCCCCTTCGGTGCCGCCCGACGAGCCGCAAAAGCAGCGCGGTCAAACCATATTCCTCCAGGGCACGTGTGCCACCTGCCACACCATCCGCGGCACCCATGCTTTTGCCACCGTGGGGCCGGAGCTCACCCACGTGGCCAGCCGGCGACGTCTTGCGATGGGCACCCTGGACAACGACATCGGACACCTCGGCGGGTGGATCTCCGATCCGCAAGCCATCAAGCCGGGCGTGCTCATGCCGGCCACCCCGCTCGCTCCAGACGACTTTCAGGCCCTCCTCGCCTACCTGCGGAGCCTCCAATGA
- a CDS encoding DUF4142 domain-containing protein gives MMHSMRMLGVATSLSLAVLISCSSQSPSDRDQNALGDDTQTNNPTNDLCPHDDAGSGGGCGSHDGGTSPAPVMCSDGQAAAILDTLDMGEVEESKAVVDASIDASLQDFARMMIKEHGAHRDALKTLTAKLDISLAATGVSREMSKDSKKDITMSRTLARSELQSHYLNRQVLGHIRALGVIEMLIPSCKAPEFRDFVIQTRATVRQHLALVLTIQSKLEGACGGNAGGGTDEPDCDDAGMPIDAGAPVDSGVIVH, from the coding sequence ATGATGCATTCGATGCGTATGCTCGGTGTCGCAACATCCTTGTCGCTTGCAGTGCTCATTTCCTGTTCGTCGCAGTCTCCGAGCGACCGCGACCAAAATGCCTTGGGGGACGATACTCAGACGAACAATCCCACGAACGACCTATGTCCGCACGACGATGCTGGATCCGGCGGTGGATGCGGATCGCACGATGGCGGAACGAGCCCGGCGCCGGTCATGTGCTCCGATGGACAAGCCGCCGCCATTTTGGACACACTGGACATGGGGGAAGTCGAGGAGTCGAAAGCCGTCGTCGACGCCTCCATCGATGCGAGTCTGCAAGACTTCGCGCGCATGATGATCAAGGAACATGGTGCCCACCGGGATGCGCTGAAAACGTTGACGGCCAAGCTCGATATCTCGCTGGCTGCAACCGGCGTTTCCCGCGAAATGTCCAAAGACTCCAAAAAGGACATCACCATGTCGCGCACGCTCGCGCGGTCGGAGCTTCAAAGCCATTATCTCAATCGGCAGGTCCTCGGCCACATTCGCGCGCTAGGCGTCATCGAGATGCTCATCCCTTCGTGCAAGGCACCTGAATTCCGCGACTTCGTCATCCAGACGCGCGCAACCGTACGGCAGCACCTCGCGCTGGTGTTGACCATTCAGAGCAAGCTCGAAGGCGCATGCGGCGGCAACGCGGGAGGCGGCACCGACGAGCCAGACTGCGACGACGCAGGTATGCCCATCGATGCGGGCGCACCCGTCGATTCCGGCGTGATCGTGCACTAG
- a CDS encoding beta-propeller fold lactonase family protein: protein MWLQGAWLGVVGMLVLACGKSQSGRVLVFVSNEDSGDISVIDAQSRAVVRSISVGKRPRGLRVSPDGQSLFVALSGSVKARPGAPRDDRDDDADGIGVIDIRRGELVRVLPAGRDPESFDVTPDGKTLYVSNEETAEVSIVDVASGHVRGTVAVGAEPEGVSVRPDGRFVYVTSEASNEIDVIATGAERLVARIPAASRPRAIAFAKDRGFATAENSGVVHVVDLEKNVPLGAVKAGEGGARPMGIAVSADGERAYVGNGRHGSVGVIDLRAQRLDRTIDAVGARAWGVALTPDGKHLYVAAGPDVAVIDTATSGIVARIPVGTGPWGVAVATVPKS, encoded by the coding sequence ATGTGGCTGCAAGGCGCGTGGCTCGGTGTCGTTGGTATGCTCGTTCTCGCCTGCGGAAAGAGTCAGTCCGGGCGTGTGCTCGTCTTCGTATCCAACGAGGACTCGGGCGACATCAGCGTCATCGACGCGCAGAGCCGCGCCGTGGTGCGCTCGATTTCCGTGGGAAAACGCCCGCGCGGTCTTCGCGTATCGCCCGACGGGCAATCGTTGTTCGTGGCGTTGAGCGGCTCCGTGAAGGCGAGGCCCGGAGCTCCGCGCGACGACCGCGACGATGATGCCGATGGCATCGGCGTGATCGACATCCGGCGCGGCGAGCTCGTTCGAGTCTTGCCCGCGGGACGGGATCCCGAGTCGTTCGATGTGACCCCGGACGGCAAGACGCTGTACGTGTCCAACGAAGAGACAGCGGAGGTATCCATCGTGGACGTGGCATCGGGTCACGTGCGCGGCACAGTGGCCGTCGGTGCGGAACCGGAGGGCGTGAGCGTGCGACCCGACGGGCGCTTCGTGTACGTGACCAGCGAGGCCTCGAACGAGATCGACGTGATTGCCACCGGCGCCGAGCGACTCGTCGCGCGCATTCCTGCGGCGAGTCGCCCTCGGGCCATCGCCTTTGCCAAGGACCGTGGATTCGCCACCGCCGAAAACAGCGGCGTCGTGCACGTGGTGGATCTCGAGAAGAACGTGCCGCTCGGTGCGGTCAAGGCAGGAGAGGGCGGGGCACGGCCCATGGGCATCGCCGTATCCGCCGACGGCGAGCGCGCGTACGTGGGCAACGGCCGGCACGGGAGCGTCGGCGTCATCGATCTCCGTGCGCAGCGGCTCGATCGAACCATCGATGCGGTGGGGGCACGCGCATGGGGCGTGGCGCTTACGCCGGATGGGAAACATTTGTACGTGGCCGCAGGGCCGGACGTGGCCGTTATCGATACCGCGACATCCGGCATCGTGGCCCGCATTCCCGTCGGGACGGGGCCGTGGGGCGTGGCCGTGGCCACGGTGCCGAAGTCATGA
- a CDS encoding S41 family peptidase, translated as MRSFATTSTAGLCLLLAACSAAPVEDIGSRSEPVRSITRAEALADFDQITASFRGLYGALTRKEARYGFQLDALAAEYRARVQAANGETQYRRIFEEFIARFKDAHVSLSADLVSDDAHAFGLPFRVMPVGDTFVVYEAAQGSTAQVGDELLSIDGRSATDLTNSFLPLIGIANELAARHFAAAHLTRRPVYASEGLQANARAQVRLRNAHGAERTEVVTWQEAARLLPAAPPAPVAGGGGLRAAMAVSHVTAEVVRAELSKFGERLPFFMTDAVRASLGVAGEVAPSRAALQRFGLTPQQGAAIHFFATTYSLGGKKVLLVRIPSYVQGEAALNYLRALFSEQQPQVDALVFDQTHNPGGSLGFAEGVVSLLAPHRINGDVQRMHADRLWIQTFAKAAKETRDANPADPAAAIYEGRAHDIDAAYSSNQPLSIPIPISLEPTIEPDAAHWSKPILLLSDELSVSCADIVPLLLKANHIATLFGQTTMGGGGNVEAVATLTNTQAVLNLSRGIGTVYDPTGQYPEENIIEDNGVAPDVGYSHTLADFRAGYIGYVRAFNDALAARL; from the coding sequence ATGCGTTCTTTTGCAACGACGTCCACGGCCGGCTTGTGCCTATTGCTTGCGGCATGCAGCGCGGCGCCGGTGGAGGACATCGGCTCTCGAAGCGAGCCGGTTCGATCGATCACGCGCGCGGAGGCGCTCGCGGATTTCGATCAGATCACGGCGTCATTTCGCGGTTTGTATGGCGCGCTCACACGAAAAGAGGCGCGTTATGGCTTCCAGCTCGATGCGCTCGCAGCCGAATATCGCGCACGCGTCCAAGCCGCCAATGGCGAAACGCAATATCGCCGCATCTTCGAGGAGTTCATTGCGCGCTTCAAAGATGCTCACGTTTCGCTGAGCGCTGATTTGGTTTCCGACGACGCACACGCCTTCGGGCTCCCGTTTCGGGTGATGCCGGTGGGCGACACTTTCGTGGTTTATGAAGCGGCACAGGGTTCGACCGCCCAGGTCGGCGACGAGTTATTGAGCATCGATGGTCGCTCGGCCACCGATTTGACCAATTCGTTCCTACCGCTGATCGGTATTGCGAATGAGCTGGCCGCGCGGCATTTCGCCGCCGCGCATCTGACCCGGCGTCCCGTGTACGCGTCCGAGGGTTTGCAGGCCAATGCGCGTGCACAGGTGCGCCTGCGGAATGCGCACGGTGCGGAACGCACGGAGGTGGTCACCTGGCAAGAAGCAGCCCGATTGCTGCCGGCGGCTCCCCCGGCGCCGGTCGCGGGCGGGGGCGGGCTTCGCGCAGCGATGGCCGTGTCGCACGTCACCGCGGAAGTGGTCCGTGCGGAGCTGTCGAAGTTCGGCGAGCGACTGCCCTTTTTCATGACCGATGCGGTGCGGGCATCGCTGGGCGTCGCCGGCGAGGTGGCCCCCAGCCGCGCGGCGCTCCAGCGGTTCGGGCTCACCCCGCAGCAGGGAGCCGCGATTCACTTCTTCGCAACCACGTATTCGCTCGGCGGGAAGAAGGTTCTCCTGGTTCGAATACCGAGTTACGTGCAGGGCGAGGCGGCGCTCAATTACCTTCGTGCGCTCTTCTCGGAGCAACAGCCGCAGGTGGATGCGCTGGTGTTCGACCAGACGCACAACCCCGGAGGGTCGCTCGGCTTCGCCGAGGGCGTGGTATCTCTGCTGGCGCCACACCGGATCAACGGGGACGTGCAGAGAATGCACGCCGACCGGTTATGGATTCAAACCTTCGCCAAGGCCGCGAAGGAAACACGAGACGCCAACCCCGCCGATCCTGCGGCGGCCATCTACGAGGGACGCGCCCATGACATCGACGCCGCCTACAGCAGCAACCAGCCGCTTTCTATCCCGATTCCGATTTCCCTCGAGCCCACGATCGAGCCGGACGCGGCCCACTGGAGCAAGCCCATTCTCCTTCTCTCGGACGAGCTCTCCGTCTCTTGTGCCGATATCGTTCCACTTCTCCTCAAAGCGAACCATATCGCGACTCTTTTTGGGCAAACCACCATGGGCGGCGGAGGCAACGTGGAAGCGGTGGCAACTCTCACGAATACCCAGGCCGTTCTGAATCTCTCGCGTGGAATCGGGACTGTGTACGATCCGACGGGGCAGTACCCCGAGGAAAACATCATCGAGGACAATGGCGTAGCGCCCGACGTGGGGTATTCGCATACACTCGCGGATTTCCGCGCGGGCTATATCGGATACGTGCGCGCCTTCAACGACGCGCTCGCCGCGCGGCTGTGA
- a CDS encoding aldo/keto reductase: MENVTTAKVKLPSGPSMPRVGLGVWQMPRGVTRDAVLSALRAGYRHIDTARIYGNEAEVGAAVRESGIPRDEIFVTTKLWNDDQGYDSALRAFDASMKRLGLDHVDLYLIHWPVQHKRRDSWRALEKLRAGGRVRSIGVSNFMVSHLEELLADANERPDVNQIEIHPFMQQREPRAFCKKHGIVVQAYSPLVRGHRLDHPEIRKVARRMDRTPAQVLLRWGLQHDLVVLPKSADPGRQKENAAIFDFALDADAMSSLDALEEGQATGWDPRTQR, from the coding sequence ATGGAAAACGTAACGACCGCGAAGGTGAAGCTTCCCTCGGGACCGTCGATGCCGCGGGTCGGTCTCGGCGTTTGGCAGATGCCGCGCGGGGTCACGCGCGACGCGGTGCTGTCCGCACTGCGCGCCGGCTACCGCCACATCGACACCGCCCGCATCTACGGCAACGAGGCCGAGGTTGGCGCGGCCGTGCGCGAAAGCGGCATTCCGCGCGACGAAATCTTCGTCACCACGAAGCTATGGAACGACGACCAGGGGTACGATTCGGCGTTGCGCGCCTTCGACGCCAGCATGAAGCGCCTTGGCCTCGACCACGTCGACCTTTACCTCATTCATTGGCCGGTCCAACACAAACGCCGCGACTCGTGGCGCGCCCTCGAAAAGCTTCGCGCGGGCGGGCGCGTTCGATCCATCGGCGTGAGCAACTTCATGGTCTCGCACCTCGAAGAGCTCCTCGCCGATGCCAACGAGCGACCCGACGTGAACCAAATCGAGATTCACCCCTTCATGCAGCAGCGCGAGCCGCGTGCTTTCTGCAAGAAGCATGGCATCGTCGTACAGGCCTATAGCCCGCTGGTGCGCGGCCATCGCCTGGACCATCCCGAGATTCGCAAGGTTGCTCGGCGCATGGACCGGACCCCTGCGCAGGTGCTGCTTCGTTGGGGCCTCCAACACGATCTGGTCGTTCTGCCCAAGTCGGCCGATCCCGGCCGTCAGAAGGAGAACGCGGCGATCTTCGACTTCGCCCTCGATGCGGACGCCATGTCGAGCCTCGACGCCCTCGAAGAGGGGCAGGCCACGGGCTGGGATCCGCGCACGCAGCGTTAG
- a CDS encoding quinoprotein dehydrogenase-associated putative ABC transporter substrate-binding protein produces the protein MKTLRHITILLLAAAIGVLAGDARTAGKEPARVLRVCADPANLPMSNQEGQGYENRVAALVARELHAELAYTWWAQRRGFFRNTLNAGTCDVVMAVPSGLDMARTTRPYFRSTFAFVTRRSDSMDDLRSIDDPRLRTMRIGVPLAGDDGGNPAPVHALARRGIVDGLVGFSLWGEYRRELPSAVEALQRGEVDVAILWGPVAGWGAKRSAVPLNVVPVEEERDERVPFAFSMSMAVRRKDVALARELDAVIERAGMQLTNILHDAGVPLLPLEPRP, from the coding sequence ATGAAGACTCTGCGGCACATCACGATTTTGCTCCTCGCTGCGGCCATCGGCGTGCTCGCGGGCGATGCGCGGACGGCGGGAAAGGAGCCCGCGCGCGTGCTGCGCGTTTGCGCGGACCCGGCGAATTTGCCCATGTCCAATCAGGAAGGGCAGGGCTACGAAAACCGGGTGGCTGCGCTCGTGGCCCGCGAGCTTCACGCCGAGCTCGCGTATACGTGGTGGGCGCAGCGGCGCGGCTTCTTTCGAAATACATTGAACGCGGGGACGTGCGACGTCGTCATGGCGGTGCCCTCTGGTTTGGACATGGCACGAACGACGCGGCCGTATTTCCGGTCCACCTTTGCTTTCGTGACGCGGCGGAGCGATTCGATGGACGATCTTCGCTCGATCGACGATCCGCGCCTGCGCACGATGCGGATCGGGGTGCCGCTGGCCGGCGACGACGGAGGAAACCCTGCACCGGTGCACGCGCTGGCCCGGCGGGGCATCGTCGATGGTCTCGTGGGATTTTCGCTCTGGGGCGAATACCGGCGGGAGCTGCCGTCGGCGGTCGAGGCTTTGCAGCGCGGAGAGGTGGACGTGGCCATTCTTTGGGGACCCGTCGCCGGGTGGGGGGCCAAACGAAGCGCGGTGCCGCTGAACGTGGTTCCCGTCGAGGAAGAACGCGACGAACGTGTTCCATTTGCGTTCTCGATGTCCATGGCCGTCCGCCGCAAGGACGTGGCCCTGGCCCGGGAGCTCGATGCGGTCATCGAGCGGGCCGGTATGCAGTTGACCAATATATTGCATGACGCAGGTGTCCCCCTCTTGCCCCTGGAGCCACGCCCATGA